Proteins from a single region of Rhodovibrio salinarum DSM 9154:
- a CDS encoding SDR family NAD(P)-dependent oxidoreductase gives MVAPHPSQGIAWITGASSGIGRGLAMQLASEGWQVCASARRQGELDKMAEEARDMAGAVVPVPLDVTDAKAVREAVEDIEREYGAIALTVLTAGTHQPISARAFDAGAVQKLLNLNVMGQAYPLEALLPRLIDRGAGRIAVVASVAGYRGLPTAAGYGASKAGVINMCESLRPELAGTGVTLQLVNPGFVRTPLTDQNDFNMPMLMELEDAVASFRRQLDSDKFEIVFPWRFAMIMKLLRILPYAVLFKLTARMVPKHQGAE, from the coding sequence ATGGTAGCCCCGCACCCATCCCAGGGGATCGCCTGGATCACCGGCGCGTCCAGCGGCATCGGCCGCGGGCTCGCCATGCAGCTGGCCAGCGAAGGCTGGCAGGTCTGCGCCTCCGCCAGACGCCAGGGCGAGCTGGACAAGATGGCCGAGGAGGCCCGCGACATGGCGGGCGCGGTCGTGCCCGTTCCGCTCGACGTGACCGACGCAAAGGCTGTGCGCGAGGCGGTCGAAGACATCGAGCGCGAGTACGGTGCGATCGCGCTCACGGTGCTGACCGCCGGTACGCACCAGCCGATCAGCGCGCGGGCGTTCGACGCCGGTGCGGTGCAGAAACTCCTGAACCTGAATGTGATGGGTCAGGCCTATCCGCTGGAAGCGCTGTTGCCCCGCCTGATCGACCGTGGGGCCGGGCGGATCGCCGTGGTTGCCTCGGTCGCCGGCTACCGGGGGCTGCCGACGGCGGCCGGCTACGGCGCCAGCAAGGCGGGCGTGATCAACATGTGCGAGTCGCTGCGCCCCGAGTTAGCCGGGACCGGAGTGACCTTGCAGCTGGTGAATCCGGGCTTCGTGCGCACGCCGCTCACCGACCAGAACGACTTCAACATGCCCATGCTGATGGAGTTGGAGGATGCCGTCGCCTCGTTCCGCCGGCAGTTGGACAGCGACAAGTTCGAGATCGTGTTTCCCTGGCGGTTCGCCATGATCATGAAGCTGCTGCGGATTCTGCCCTACGCTGTCTTGTTCAAGCTGACCGCCCGCATGGTGCCCAAGCACCAGGGCGCCGAGTAA
- a CDS encoding class I SAM-dependent methyltransferase: MVGDAFEANWLDLREPVDSESRARPLERLLTQHLRGRERLEITDLGAGTGSNLRHLAPRLTDSRGVQQHWTLLDADTALLSDVPARTRSWAQARGYTVVDQNEGLEITGRAEAPFTLDIAPRQANLQADPLPVARADLVTASALLDLVSRDWLQAFAQRLWEIGAAALIALSYDGHIAWQPQVAGDEEVMRLVNQHQRGEKTFGTALGPDGGAVAAAELEAAGFELETAQTPWRLGPSDQALQQHLHAGWAAAASETAPHRAEAIRAWLERRIDLLESGQGQVTVGHLDVLALPPG, translated from the coding sequence ATGGTGGGGGACGCGTTCGAGGCCAATTGGCTGGACCTGCGCGAGCCGGTCGATTCCGAATCCCGCGCCCGCCCGTTGGAACGGCTACTGACTCAACATCTGCGCGGGCGCGAGCGCCTGGAAATCACGGATCTGGGAGCGGGTACCGGCAGCAATCTGCGCCATCTGGCCCCGCGCCTGACAGACTCGCGCGGCGTCCAGCAGCATTGGACCCTGCTGGATGCCGATACCGCCTTGCTGAGCGACGTGCCCGCCCGCACCCGTAGCTGGGCGCAGGCGCGCGGCTATACCGTCGTCGATCAGAACGAGGGCCTTGAGATCACGGGCCGGGCGGAAGCGCCCTTCACCCTCGACATCGCCCCCCGGCAAGCGAACCTTCAGGCCGACCCCTTGCCGGTCGCACGGGCCGATCTGGTCACCGCCTCTGCCCTGCTCGATCTGGTGTCTCGGGATTGGCTACAGGCATTCGCCCAGCGGCTGTGGGAGATCGGCGCGGCGGCGCTGATCGCGCTCAGCTACGACGGCCATATCGCCTGGCAGCCACAGGTCGCGGGCGACGAGGAGGTGATGCGCTTGGTCAATCAACACCAACGCGGCGAGAAGACCTTCGGCACCGCGCTGGGGCCCGACGGCGGTGCTGTCGCGGCGGCGGAACTGGAAGCCGCCGGCTTCGAGCTCGAGACCGCGCAAACCCCCTGGCGCCTGGGCCCAAGCGATCAGGCCCTGCAGCAGCACTTGCACGCCGGCTGGGCCGCCGCGGCAAGCGAGACGGCGCCCCACCGCGCCGAGGCGATCCGCGCCTGGCTGGAACGGCGGATCGACCTGCTGGAGAGCGGTCAGGGCCAGGTCACCGTTGGCCATCTGGACGTGCTGGCACTGCCACCGGGTTAA
- a CDS encoding DUF1365 domain-containing protein, which yields MTATTPPPPARTQASALYFAGVMHKRLMPFRHRFDYKVVTLLADLEELPTLARRLRLFSLDRFNVFSFHQKDHGPRDGSPLRPWIDARLAEAGIDLEGGSVRLLAYPRLWGYAFNPLTVWFCYHRNGRLMAVDYEVSNTFGQHHHYLIPVPDGHRPGHALHQACRKDFHVSPFMPMEGGYDFRVSEPGDKQATVIRQHVEAGEILVASQVGRRIPLTDANLLRALGAHPLMTFKVIGAIHWQALKLWRRGAGFHTSPAPPEQPVTIVYPTREAAE from the coding sequence ATGACCGCAACAACGCCCCCTCCCCCTGCGCGCACACAAGCCTCGGCGCTCTACTTCGCCGGGGTCATGCACAAGCGCCTGATGCCGTTCCGTCACCGCTTCGACTACAAGGTCGTGACGCTGCTGGCGGACCTGGAGGAACTTCCGACGTTGGCTCGGCGGCTACGGCTTTTCTCGCTCGACCGCTTCAACGTCTTCTCCTTCCACCAGAAGGACCACGGGCCGCGTGATGGTTCGCCCCTGCGCCCCTGGATCGACGCCCGGCTGGCCGAGGCCGGGATCGATCTGGAGGGGGGATCGGTGCGCCTGCTGGCCTATCCGCGGCTATGGGGCTACGCCTTCAACCCGCTCACCGTGTGGTTCTGCTACCACCGCAACGGCCGCCTGATGGCGGTGGATTACGAGGTTTCCAACACCTTCGGCCAGCATCACCACTATCTGATCCCGGTACCGGACGGGCATCGTCCAGGCCACGCGCTGCACCAGGCCTGCCGCAAGGACTTCCACGTTTCGCCCTTCATGCCAATGGAAGGCGGCTACGATTTCCGCGTCAGCGAACCCGGCGACAAGCAGGCGACCGTGATCCGCCAGCATGTCGAGGCGGGAGAGATCCTGGTCGCAAGCCAGGTCGGCCGACGGATACCGCTCACCGACGCCAACCTGCTGCGCGCCCTCGGGGCGCATCCATTGATGACGTTCAAGGTGATCGGGGCGATCCACTGGCAGGCGCTGAAGCTGTGGCGCCGTGGCGCCGGCTTTCACACGTCGCCTGCCCCACCCGAACAGCCGGTGACGATCGTCTATCCCACACGTGAGGCCGCCGAATGA
- a CDS encoding 6-pyruvoyl trahydropterin synthase family protein — protein sequence MFSVTVRDRFMIAHSFRGETFGPARNLHGATYVVDCEFRCPTLDRDGLAVDIAAASDLLNEVVGGLHMRNLDEASEFEGQNTTTEFLAKTIYDRLASRIEHGALGPEQGGLVALKVTLGESDIAWASYEGPLPATLG from the coding sequence ATGTTTTCAGTCACCGTGCGCGACCGCTTCATGATCGCCCACTCCTTCCGGGGCGAGACCTTTGGCCCTGCGCGCAACCTGCATGGCGCCACCTACGTCGTGGATTGCGAGTTCCGCTGCCCGACCCTGGACCGTGACGGGCTCGCCGTCGACATCGCCGCGGCAAGCGACCTGCTGAACGAGGTCGTCGGCGGCCTGCACATGCGCAACCTCGACGAGGCCAGCGAGTTCGAAGGCCAGAACACGACGACCGAGTTCCTGGCCAAAACGATCTACGACCGTCTTGCCTCAAGGATCGAGCACGGTGCGCTCGGCCCCGAGCAAGGCGGCCTGGTCGCGCTGAAGGTCACGCTGGGGGAATCCGACATCGCCTGGGCCAGTTACGAGGGTCCTCTCCCGGCCACGTTGGGCTAG
- a CDS encoding DUF3833 family protein, which translates to MKPEDFASNEPAFALEDFFAGKGKAWGLFQDRFGKVRKQFVADTHGTWDPVENKLALTESFVYDDGSQEARTWHIRKLDNGYYQADTDDLVGAAEIEAAGNAVNLRYRMKVPINGKSVALDFDDWMFRQSDDMVIDRAIVTKWGVQIGTLIISFQRTAAQSGGQQAAE; encoded by the coding sequence ATGAAACCGGAAGATTTCGCGAGCAACGAACCGGCGTTTGCGCTGGAGGACTTTTTCGCCGGCAAGGGCAAGGCCTGGGGCCTGTTCCAGGACCGCTTCGGCAAGGTTCGCAAGCAGTTCGTCGCCGACACGCATGGCACTTGGGACCCCGTGGAGAACAAGCTCGCACTGACCGAGTCCTTCGTCTACGACGACGGCAGCCAGGAAGCCCGCACCTGGCATATCCGCAAGCTGGACAACGGATATTACCAAGCCGACACCGACGATCTGGTGGGCGCGGCGGAAATCGAAGCCGCCGGCAACGCAGTCAACCTGCGCTACCGGATGAAGGTTCCGATCAACGGCAAATCGGTCGCTCTCGATTTCGACGACTGGATGTTCCGACAGAGCGACGACATGGTGATCGACCGCGCGATCGTCACCAAATGGGGGGTCCAGATCGGCACCCTGATCATCAGCTTCCAACGCACCGCCGCCCAGAGCGGCGGACAGCAGGCGGCAGAATAA
- a CDS encoding aldo/keto reductase — MVATTRIPGTDLQPTRIGLGTWAIGGWMWGGTDEGQSVRTVQSAVDRGISLVDTAPVYGMGTSERFVGEALRERRRREQVVLATKCGLNWSGTQPYRDARPERIRQEIDDSLQRLQTDVIDIEQVHWPDPNVPVEETAGALKDALQAGKIRAIGVSNFSPEQLDRFRKEAPLSVVQPPYNLFERGIENDVLPYVREQGLTTLTYGALCRGLLSGKMTADQTFEGDDLRNADPKFQAARFPQYVEAVNKLDAFAQERFGKRAIHLALAWVLAQPGVGVALWGARRPDQLDALADVDDITLTQDDLSEIDRIVADTVTDPVGPEFMAPPARDEKAA, encoded by the coding sequence ATGGTGGCAACCACGCGTATTCCAGGCACCGATTTGCAGCCGACGCGCATCGGTCTTGGCACTTGGGCGATCGGCGGCTGGATGTGGGGCGGTACCGACGAGGGACAGTCGGTGCGTACCGTGCAAAGTGCTGTCGACCGGGGCATCAGCCTGGTCGATACCGCACCGGTCTATGGCATGGGCACCAGCGAGCGTTTCGTCGGCGAGGCGCTGCGGGAGCGCCGTCGGCGCGAACAGGTGGTGCTGGCGACCAAGTGCGGGCTGAACTGGTCGGGCACGCAGCCCTACCGCGATGCCCGGCCCGAGCGCATCCGCCAAGAGATCGACGACAGCTTGCAGCGCCTGCAGACCGATGTGATCGACATCGAGCAGGTGCATTGGCCCGATCCGAACGTGCCGGTGGAAGAGACCGCCGGCGCGCTCAAGGATGCGCTGCAGGCCGGCAAAATCCGCGCGATCGGCGTCTCCAACTTCTCGCCCGAGCAGTTGGATCGCTTCCGCAAGGAGGCACCGCTCAGCGTCGTGCAGCCGCCCTACAACCTGTTCGAGCGCGGCATCGAGAATGACGTTTTGCCGTACGTGCGCGAGCAGGGGCTGACGACCCTGACCTACGGCGCTTTGTGCCGTGGGCTGCTGAGCGGCAAGATGACGGCGGATCAGACGTTCGAGGGCGACGATCTGCGCAATGCGGACCCGAAGTTCCAGGCCGCGCGGTTCCCGCAGTATGTCGAGGCGGTCAACAAGCTGGACGCCTTCGCCCAGGAGCGGTTCGGCAAGCGGGCGATCCACCTGGCGCTCGCCTGGGTGCTGGCGCAGCCGGGTGTGGGCGTCGCGCTGTGGGGCGCACGCCGGCCGGATCAGCTGGATGCCCTGGCCGATGTTGACGACATCACACTCACTCAGGACGACCTGAGCGAAATCGATCGCATCGTGGCCGACACCGTGACCGATCCGGTTGGTCCGGAGTTCATGGCACCCCCGGCCCGCGATGAGAAAGCTGCCTAA
- a CDS encoding nuclear transport factor 2 family protein, giving the protein MIDRANEGYTTASGEDLRLALARYVDLCGNLERARVKELRELCSPDVHFRDPFNDVRGVELFEKCMDKMFEDVGEPRFDVHDHVFSQQRNEVAYLRWTFHCRLPVRGPLQVEGMTEVHFDHKALVSAHLDHWDSGRQLYEKLPGIGFLLRRVRRKLAIPEAR; this is encoded by the coding sequence ATGATCGACCGCGCGAACGAAGGGTACACGACCGCCAGCGGAGAGGACCTTCGGCTGGCGTTGGCACGCTATGTCGACCTGTGCGGCAACCTGGAGCGCGCGAGGGTCAAGGAACTACGCGAGTTGTGTAGTCCCGACGTGCACTTCCGCGATCCCTTCAACGACGTGCGCGGGGTCGAGCTGTTCGAGAAGTGCATGGACAAGATGTTCGAGGACGTCGGCGAGCCGCGCTTCGACGTCCACGATCATGTGTTCAGCCAGCAGCGTAACGAGGTCGCCTACCTGCGCTGGACCTTTCACTGCCGTTTGCCGGTGCGCGGGCCCTTGCAGGTCGAAGGCATGACGGAAGTCCACTTCGACCACAAGGCGCTGGTGAGCGCCCACCTGGACCACTGGGACAGTGGCCGTCAGCTGTACGAAAAGTTGCCCGGCATCGGCTTCCTGCTGCGCCGCGTGCGCCGCAAGCTGGCGATTCCGGAAGCACGGTAA
- a CDS encoding YceI family protein has protein sequence MTFRRFAAVLAIAAVAGLVALQPAKAEPRQYQVDPEHFAIVFMVHHLGLADTVGMFREASGSFTYDAEAQTLSDVEITVQTDSVFTNHEARDNHLRGTDFLNVQEYPTMTFTADEAEVTGENSGKIHGELTLLGETHPLTLDVTYEGGRTYPFGDGHYAIGISARGTVQRSEYGMTYAVDNGLVGDEIELIIEFEGIRQPKEE, from the coding sequence ATGACCTTCCGCCGTTTCGCCGCCGTGCTTGCGATTGCCGCAGTCGCCGGTCTGGTTGCGCTGCAGCCCGCCAAGGCAGAGCCGCGCCAGTACCAGGTGGACCCTGAGCACTTCGCCATCGTCTTCATGGTCCATCACCTGGGCCTCGCTGACACGGTCGGTATGTTCCGTGAAGCCAGTGGTTCCTTCACCTACGACGCGGAAGCCCAGACCCTCTCCGACGTCGAGATCACGGTGCAGACCGACAGCGTGTTCACCAATCATGAGGCGCGCGACAACCACCTACGCGGCACCGACTTTCTGAACGTCCAGGAGTATCCGACGATGACCTTCACGGCCGATGAGGCGGAGGTCACCGGCGAGAACAGCGGCAAGATCCATGGCGAGCTCACGCTGCTGGGTGAGACGCACCCGCTCACCCTCGATGTCACGTACGAAGGCGGCCGGACCTATCCCTTCGGGGATGGACACTACGCCATCGGCATCTCCGCCCGTGGCACGGTGCAGCGCAGCGAATACGGCATGACCTACGCCGTCGACAACGGCCTGGTCGGCGACGAAATCGAGCTGATCATCGAGTTCGAGGGCATCCGCCAGCCGAAGGAGGAGTAG
- a CDS encoding zinc-dependent alcohol dehydrogenase — protein sequence MTQAQAFWTTAKMQGELRGETLPPPGDDEVLVRALYSGISRGSEALVFAGHVPESERTRMRCPFQAGDFPFPVKYGYASVGLVEQGPAALQGQVVFCLYPHQDRYVVPADAVIPLPDDLSTKRAVLGANAETALNALWDGAPRVGDRIAVVGAGVVGCLVAALAARIPGTQVQLIDVDPKKETTARVLDVPFATPDNATGGCDLVVHATGTGAGLGTAIALAGFEATLLELSWYGAGDVPAPLGGAFHSQRLTLQSSQVGAVSSARRARWTHKQRLTKALELLRDPMFGHLVSGESRFDELPRTMQTLAGDPPAGTLCHRIAYPA from the coding sequence ATGACCCAGGCGCAGGCCTTCTGGACCACCGCCAAAATGCAGGGCGAATTGCGCGGCGAGACGCTGCCGCCGCCGGGCGACGACGAGGTGCTGGTTCGCGCCCTCTACAGCGGCATCAGTCGTGGCAGCGAGGCGCTGGTATTTGCCGGCCACGTCCCGGAGAGCGAACGCACGCGCATGCGCTGCCCCTTCCAGGCCGGCGATTTCCCATTTCCGGTCAAGTACGGCTACGCCAGTGTCGGACTGGTCGAGCAGGGCCCGGCGGCCCTGCAAGGCCAGGTGGTGTTCTGCCTCTATCCGCATCAGGACCGCTACGTCGTCCCGGCCGATGCCGTGATCCCATTGCCCGACGACCTGAGCACCAAACGCGCAGTGCTGGGCGCGAACGCGGAGACGGCGCTGAACGCGCTATGGGACGGCGCCCCGCGCGTGGGCGACCGGATCGCGGTCGTCGGCGCCGGCGTCGTCGGCTGCCTGGTCGCGGCGCTCGCCGCGCGCATCCCAGGCACGCAGGTACAATTGATCGACGTCGATCCGAAAAAGGAGACGACGGCGCGCGTGCTGGACGTGCCGTTCGCCACCCCGGACAACGCCACGGGCGGTTGCGACCTGGTGGTCCACGCCACGGGCACGGGCGCGGGGCTCGGCACCGCGATCGCTCTCGCCGGGTTCGAGGCAACGCTGCTGGAGCTGTCCTGGTACGGGGCCGGCGACGTGCCAGCCCCACTTGGCGGCGCATTCCATTCCCAGCGATTGACGCTACAGTCGTCCCAGGTAGGCGCGGTATCGTCCGCCCGCCGGGCGCGCTGGACACACAAGCAGCGTCTGACGAAAGCACTTGAACTGCTCCGCGATCCCATGTTCGGCCATCTGGTCAGCGGGGAAAGCCGGTTCGACGAGCTGCCGCGAACCATGCAAACCTTGGCAGGGGACCCACCGGCGGGCACGCTGTGCCACCGGATCGCCTACCCCGCGTGA
- a CDS encoding glycosyltransferase family 4 protein, whose protein sequence is MADLHFVVPGNPDTHTGGFIYDRRMVEELRKLGLTVELHSLPDGWPYPGFQAVDAAEHLLARLPDGARVIIDGLALGVLPRLAERESERLRLIALVHHPLAEETGLDAGESRRLFESEHTALSHVHHVIATSAFTAQGLVDYDVTQERMSVIPPGVESHELAEGSGRAAPALLCVASVTPRKGHDVLLNALSLLTARPWTLDLVGSETMDTRHAQQMRRLVAELGLTSRVIFRGELSGRALDAAYHTCDLFVLASHYEGYGMVLTEAVARGLPVVATAGGAVPDTLPEGAGLLAPPGDIEGLAAALDRVLGAPELFAQLAEGAREARERLPSWADSARQLASDLEQVGP, encoded by the coding sequence ATGGCCGATCTCCACTTCGTCGTCCCAGGCAACCCGGACACCCATACCGGCGGCTTCATCTACGACCGCCGAATGGTGGAAGAGCTGCGCAAGCTGGGGCTGACGGTCGAATTGCACAGCCTGCCCGACGGTTGGCCCTATCCCGGCTTTCAGGCCGTCGACGCTGCCGAGCACCTATTGGCGCGTTTGCCCGACGGCGCGCGGGTGATCATCGACGGGCTGGCGCTCGGCGTGCTGCCGCGCCTTGCGGAGCGGGAAAGCGAACGTTTGCGGCTGATCGCGCTGGTGCACCACCCGCTGGCGGAAGAGACCGGCCTCGACGCCGGCGAGTCCAGGCGTCTGTTCGAAAGCGAGCACACGGCGCTCAGTCACGTCCACCACGTGATCGCGACCAGCGCGTTCACGGCGCAAGGGTTGGTCGACTACGACGTCACGCAGGAGCGCATGAGCGTGATCCCGCCGGGGGTGGAATCGCACGAACTGGCGGAGGGCAGCGGGCGTGCCGCGCCGGCGCTGCTGTGCGTCGCCTCCGTGACGCCGCGCAAGGGCCATGACGTGTTGCTGAACGCGCTGTCGCTCCTGACCGCACGGCCCTGGACACTCGACCTCGTCGGCAGCGAGACGATGGACACCCGCCACGCCCAGCAGATGCGTCGGCTGGTAGCGGAGCTCGGCCTGACTTCGCGCGTCATCTTTCGCGGCGAGCTGTCGGGCCGCGCGCTGGATGCGGCCTATCATACCTGCGATCTGTTCGTGCTCGCGTCGCACTACGAGGGCTACGGCATGGTCCTGACCGAAGCGGTCGCGCGCGGCCTGCCGGTGGTCGCCACCGCCGGCGGCGCGGTGCCCGACACCCTGCCGGAAGGCGCAGGCTTGCTTGCCCCACCGGGCGATATCGAAGGGCTGGCGGCCGCGCTGGACCGGGTGCTGGGCGCACCGGAGCTGTTCGCCCAGTTGGCCGAGGGCGCCCGGGAGGCCCGCGAGCGCCTGCCAAGCTGGGCCGACAGCGCACGTCAATTGGCGAGCGATCTGGAACAGGTCGGCCCCTGA
- a CDS encoding SAM-dependent methyltransferase: MSTSERTGLPSVPFPGRGRAGLRVIETLARRLSVGRLDLTLPDGREIVTHGSQPGPHARLTIRHPRFARKMLFGGALGFAEAYLDGDCETDDLVSVMELAARNDAALGATLRGQTTSRALSRITHLMRPNTRRGARKNIAAHYDLGNAFYGLWLDHTMTYSAAVFPRPDADLATAQTEKYRRMAQMAEIRPEHHVLEIGCGWGGFAEFAAREIGCRVTAITISQAQRDYTTKRLAAAGLDDRAEVRLIDYRDLEGQYDRIVSIEMIEAVGENWWPTYFTRLRELLTAGGRAALQAITIDDTQWDNYRRSADFIQRYIFPGGMLPAPAVMKEKVQQAGLAHAGEECYGLHYAETLKRWRHAFEESWPRIAALGFDDRFRRMWRYYLAYCEAGFRTGRIDLRQLALVKA, from the coding sequence ATGAGTACCAGCGAGCGCACCGGACTTCCGAGCGTTCCCTTCCCTGGGCGTGGGCGTGCCGGCCTGCGCGTGATCGAGACGCTAGCCCGTCGGCTATCGGTCGGCCGGCTGGACCTGACCCTGCCCGACGGCCGGGAAATCGTCACCCACGGCAGCCAACCGGGTCCACACGCCCGTCTGACCATCCGGCACCCACGGTTCGCCCGGAAGATGCTGTTCGGCGGCGCGCTCGGCTTCGCGGAAGCCTATCTGGACGGCGATTGCGAAACCGACGACCTGGTCTCGGTGATGGAACTCGCCGCGCGCAACGACGCCGCGCTGGGCGCAACCCTGCGCGGCCAGACGACCAGCCGCGCGCTGTCGCGGATCACGCACCTGATGCGGCCGAACACCCGCCGCGGCGCGCGCAAGAACATCGCCGCGCACTACGATCTGGGCAACGCGTTCTACGGGCTGTGGCTGGATCACACGATGACCTACTCCGCAGCCGTGTTCCCGCGGCCCGACGCCGACCTGGCGACGGCGCAGACCGAGAAGTACCGCCGGATGGCGCAGATGGCCGAAATCCGCCCGGAACATCACGTGCTGGAGATCGGCTGTGGCTGGGGCGGCTTCGCCGAATTCGCCGCGCGGGAGATCGGCTGCCGGGTCACCGCGATCACGATCTCCCAGGCGCAGCGCGACTACACGACCAAGCGCCTTGCCGCCGCCGGTCTGGACGACCGGGCCGAGGTCCGGTTGATCGACTACCGCGACCTGGAGGGGCAGTACGACCGCATCGTCTCGATCGAGATGATCGAGGCGGTCGGCGAAAACTGGTGGCCGACCTACTTCACCCGCCTGCGCGAACTGCTGACCGCCGGCGGCCGAGCCGCCCTACAAGCGATCACGATCGACGACACGCAGTGGGACAACTACCGCCGCAGCGCGGACTTCATCCAGCGCTACATCTTCCCCGGCGGCATGCTGCCCGCGCCAGCCGTGATGAAGGAAAAGGTGCAACAGGCCGGCCTCGCCCATGCCGGGGAGGAGTGCTACGGCCTGCACTACGCGGAAACGCTCAAGCGCTGGCGCCACGCTTTCGAGGAGTCCTGGCCGCGCATCGCTGCGCTCGGGTTCGACGACCGTTTCCGTCGGATGTGGCGCTATTACCTCGCCTACTGCGAGGCAGGCTTCCGCACCGGCCGCATCGACCTACGTCAGCTGGCCCTGGTAAAAGCATAA
- a CDS encoding cryptochrome/photolyase family protein yields the protein MGGTLRVVLGDQLSRGLASLQDLDPDADTVLLAEVMAEATYVRHHPKKIALIFSAMRHFAQQLEGEGIAVAYTKLDDPDNAGDLTGEVVRAVTRVAPERVIAVSAQEHRLAQEMQGWSEVCGVPVELRADDRFFCSTDGFEQWARGRKSLRMEFFYREMRRATGFLIEADGQPTGGRWNYDQDNRKAAPDALGTPDRRRFQPDAITREVVDLVRARFGHHFGAVDGFDYAVTAEQAEQAFEAFVRDKLPSFGDYQDAMKVGQPLLFHAQIGAYLNCGLLDPYAVCARAEKAYRDGHAPLNAVEGFIRQILGWREFVRGIYWLKMPGYAQENRLNATRPLPRFFWTGKTDMRCIHEVVEQTRTEAYAHHIQRLMVTGVFALVAGLDPRAVNYWYLVVYADAYEWVELPNVTGMALYADGGVLGSKPYAASGKYIDRMSDYCRHCRYDVKQQTGPDACPFNALYWDFIDRNRDKLEGNPRMSMPYATLKKMQPEKLQALRQQAETFLNSIDYAEEGEW from the coding sequence ATGGGCGGCACGCTGCGCGTCGTCCTGGGCGACCAGCTCTCGCGCGGACTGGCGAGCTTGCAGGACCTTGATCCCGACGCCGACACGGTGCTGCTGGCCGAGGTGATGGCGGAGGCGACCTACGTTCGCCATCACCCGAAGAAGATCGCGCTGATCTTCTCGGCCATGCGCCACTTCGCCCAGCAGTTGGAAGGCGAGGGGATCGCGGTCGCCTACACCAAGCTCGATGATCCCGACAACGCGGGCGATCTGACCGGCGAGGTCGTCCGTGCGGTGACGCGTGTCGCGCCCGAGCGCGTGATCGCGGTTTCGGCGCAGGAACACCGTCTGGCGCAGGAGATGCAGGGCTGGTCGGAGGTTTGCGGCGTACCGGTCGAGTTGCGCGCCGACGACCGCTTCTTCTGTTCCACCGATGGGTTCGAACAGTGGGCGCGCGGACGCAAGTCGCTGCGCATGGAGTTCTTTTATCGGGAGATGCGCCGGGCGACCGGTTTTCTGATCGAGGCCGATGGCCAGCCGACCGGCGGGCGATGGAACTACGATCAGGACAACCGCAAGGCTGCGCCGGACGCGCTTGGCACGCCGGATCGACGGCGTTTCCAGCCGGATGCGATCACGCGCGAGGTGGTCGATCTGGTGCGCGCGCGCTTCGGCCACCATTTCGGGGCGGTCGATGGCTTCGACTACGCGGTCACGGCCGAGCAGGCGGAGCAGGCGTTCGAGGCGTTCGTGCGCGACAAGCTGCCCAGCTTCGGTGACTATCAGGATGCCATGAAGGTCGGCCAGCCGCTGCTGTTCCATGCCCAAATCGGCGCGTACCTGAACTGCGGCTTGCTCGACCCCTATGCGGTTTGCGCGCGGGCGGAAAAGGCGTACCGCGACGGCCACGCGCCGCTCAACGCGGTCGAGGGATTCATCCGCCAGATCCTGGGCTGGCGCGAGTTCGTTCGCGGCATCTACTGGCTGAAGATGCCGGGCTACGCGCAGGAGAACCGGCTGAACGCCACACGGCCGTTGCCGCGCTTTTTCTGGACCGGCAAGACCGATATGCGCTGTATCCACGAGGTGGTCGAGCAGACCCGTACGGAGGCCTACGCCCACCATATCCAGCGGCTGATGGTCACGGGCGTGTTCGCGCTTGTGGCCGGACTCGATCCGCGTGCGGTGAACTACTGGTATCTGGTGGTGTACGCCGATGCCTATGAATGGGTGGAGTTGCCGAACGTCACCGGCATGGCGCTATATGCCGACGGTGGGGTCTTGGGCAGCAAGCCCTACGCCGCGAGCGGTAAGTATATCGACCGGATGTCGGACTACTGCCGGCATTGCCGCTACGACGTGAAGCAACAGACGGGCCCTGATGCTTGTCCGTTCAATGCGCTCTACTGGGACTTCATCGACCGCAACCGCGACAAGCTGGAGGGCAACCCGCGCATGAGCATGCCCTACGCGACGCTGAAGAAGATGCAGCCCGAGAAGCTGCAGGCCCTGCGTCAGCAGGCGGAGACGTTCCTGAATTCAATCGATTACGCCGAGGAGGGCGAATGGTAG